In Dolichospermum flos-aquae CCAP 1403/13F, the following proteins share a genomic window:
- the ureA gene encoding urease subunit gamma has product MQLTPQEKDKLLIFTAALVAERRKNRGLKLNYPEAVAFISAAILEGARDGQTVADLMSYGTTLLTRDDVMEGIPEMIHDVQVEATFPDGTKLVTVHNPIR; this is encoded by the coding sequence ATGCAGCTTACACCCCAAGAGAAAGATAAATTATTAATTTTCACCGCTGCTTTAGTGGCAGAAAGACGTAAAAATAGAGGGTTAAAATTAAATTATCCTGAAGCAGTTGCCTTTATTTCTGCGGCGATTTTGGAAGGTGCAAGAGATGGTCAAACTGTAGCAGATTTAATGAGTTATGGGACAACTTTATTAACTCGTGATGATGTTATGGAAGGGATTCCTGAAATGATTCATGATGTTCAAGTGGAAGCCACTTTTCCTGATGGTACAAAGTTGGTAACTGTACATAATCCAATTCGTTAG